In the Clostridium sporogenes genome, one interval contains:
- the asnA gene encoding aspartate--ammonia ligase — protein MIKFKERLMIPQGYESTLGIRETEVAIKKVKDFFEKTLSEKLNLTRVSAPLFVRKNTGMNDNLNGVERPVVFDMKDLQDEMIEIVHSLAKWKRMALHRYSFKAGEGLYTDMNAIRRDEDLDNLHSIYVDQWDWEKVINKEDRNKETLKSIVKEIYSVFKETEKYICSKYEGFNEILPEEICFITSQELEDIYPDLDSKEREDAITKEKGAVFLMEIGGVLASGEKHDGRAPDYDDWTLNGDILFWNPVLERAFELSSMGIRVDEKALEKQLKISGCEDRKNLEFHRLLLEGKLPYTIGGGIGQSRICMYFLRKAHIGEVQASIWSDSMIEDCERVGINLL, from the coding sequence ATGATAAAATTTAAAGAAAGATTAATGATACCACAAGGATATGAATCAACATTAGGAATAAGAGAAACAGAGGTTGCTATAAAAAAGGTCAAAGATTTCTTTGAGAAAACTTTATCTGAAAAATTAAATCTTACAAGAGTTTCTGCACCTTTATTTGTAAGAAAAAATACAGGTATGAATGATAACCTAAATGGAGTAGAAAGACCAGTAGTCTTTGATATGAAAGATTTACAAGATGAAATGATAGAAATCGTACATTCTTTAGCTAAATGGAAAAGAATGGCCTTACACAGATATAGTTTCAAAGCTGGAGAAGGACTTTATACAGATATGAATGCCATAAGAAGAGATGAAGATTTAGATAATCTTCATTCTATATATGTGGATCAATGGGATTGGGAAAAAGTTATCAATAAAGAAGATAGAAATAAAGAAACTTTAAAATCTATAGTGAAAGAAATATATTCTGTATTTAAAGAAACAGAAAAATACATTTGCAGTAAATATGAAGGATTCAATGAAATATTACCAGAAGAAATATGTTTTATAACTTCTCAAGAGCTTGAGGATATTTATCCAGACTTAGATTCAAAGGAAAGAGAAGATGCTATAACTAAAGAAAAAGGAGCCGTATTTTTAATGGAAATAGGTGGAGTTTTAGCTTCAGGAGAAAAGCATGATGGAAGAGCTCCAGACTATGATGATTGGACATTAAATGGAGATATATTATTTTGGAATCCAGTGCTAGAAAGAGCTTTTGAATTATCTTCTATGGGTATAAGAGTAGATGAAAAGGCTTTAGAAAAACAACTTAAAATATCAGGTTGTGAAGATAGAAAGAATTTAGAATTTCATAGATTACTTTTAGAAGGTAAATTACCTTATACTATTGGTGGTGGAATTGGTCAATCTAGAATATGTATGTATTTTTTAAGAAAAGCACATATAGGGGAAGTTCAAGCCTCCATATGGTCAGATTCAATGATAGAGGATTGTGAAAGAGTAGGAATTAACTTATTATAG